TTTTCGACCATAGGCCAAACATCGCCTTCAAATTTGTCGCCACAGCCACCGAGTATAAAGCTGAGAAATACCACCGAAGTGAAAGCGAGTAAACGCATCATCAAACCCCTAATAAAATCATTGGTAAAAGCATAAGCTACAATGAGGTGAGCCGCAAGCACTAAGTGGTAAATTTATATTGACGCGTCCGTTTTGGTGTGACATTTGGGCTGGAAATTCGGTTGGCAATGGGGGCAAAGGTAACTTGCGCGTTGGAAATGAACTTCGCGTTCTATCGGTGTTTGACACACTAAGCAGGCCTGGTTTGCACGGTCATAGACATAGAGCTTTTGTGCAAAATAGCCCGGTTTCCCGCTAGGTGACATAAAGTCTTTAAGGGTGGTGCCCCCTTGCTCAATCGCTGCAGCTAAAACCTGCTTTATAATTCGTACCAGCTGATCGCATTCAGCATAGGTTAAGCTTTTAGCTGTCCGAAGTGGATGGATGCCGGCAAGAAACAAGGATTCATTGGCATAGATGTTTCCGACCCCGACTACAAAATGGTTATTCATAATTAATGCTTTGATTGCGGTATTTCGCTGGATAATGGCGCGGTGTAAATAGCTTGCATTGAAATCATCCGCTAGGGGTTCTGGCGCCAATTTAGCCAGTAAAGGATGATCCAACGGGTTTTTATCTGTCCAAAGCCATGCGCCAAATCGGCGGGGGTCTTGATAACGCAGGCAAGTACCATTTTTGAGGATTAAATCAATATGGTCATGTTTTTGTGCAGGGGTCTGGGCGGCTAGTAGGCGCAGGTGTCCTGACATCCCTAGGTGGATGATAATATGACCGGCGTGACTTTGACCGAATTGGGTTTCGAGCAATAGGTATTTGGCTCGGCGGAAAACTCGACTAATCACCAGGCCTGGTTGAACCGCGCATAGCTCGGCTGCAACGGGCCAGCGTAGTTGAGTATTTCGGACAATAATCTGTTGGATCGTTTGCCCTTTTAGCGAAGGCTCAATACCGCGCTTGGTGGTTTCGACTTCCGGTAGTTCTGGCATAAGGTTGTCACTGACCTATTTTGTTAAAATCTGTGCTAATGCGGATTGGGCATCTGGGTATTGAAACACAAAACCCGATTGTTGCAAGCGTTTCGGCACGACACAGCTACTATGAGTGAGCACCTGGGTGCCTTCGCCAAAAATCAGTTTTAACATAAATTCTGGCATGGGTAGGCCATAAGGTCGATGCAAGGTTTTGGCTAACACTCGAGCAAAGTCTTTTTGTTTGAGGGGGTGGGGTGCGGATATATTGATGGGGCCGGTTTGTTCAGGGTGGTTGATCGCCCATTTGAATCCGGCGATCAGGTCATCAATATGCACCCAGCTGAAACATTGTTCGCCACTAGCGACCGGGCCACCGAGTCCGAGTTTAAACGCAGGCAACATTTTTTGTAACGCACCGCCATCTTTCCCTAGCACCACACCAAAGCGCATAATAAGTGGCGAAGGTAAAAGCTGTTGACTTGCCTGCTCCCAGGCTTGGCCAAGCTGGCCTAAAAATCCAGTATCCACTTGGTTGCAGCTTTCGTCAACCGGTTCGCCGCAGGGTTTTTGGGGGTAGATGCCAATCGCAGACACGGCAATAATTTGTTGCGGTGGGCTGTCAAGTTGTTGGAGTGCGCGTGCCAATAATACCGTGGTATCTATGCGGCTGGTGTATAGTTCTTTTTTATAGGCTTGGTTCCAACGTTGGCCGATATTAGCGCCACTCATTTGAACGATGACCTGTTGGTTGGTGGTTAATGAGGTCAGGTGTTCAAGTGAGCGAAACGCAGTACGTCCCGCTTGGGTTACCTGGTGACCGTCTTGGCGTAAAGCCGTTGCGAGGTGGCGACCTACAAAGCCGGTGCCGCCTAAGAGTAGAATGTTCATGGCTTTTTTCCTGTATTGGGTGAAATTATTAAATTTTTTTCTACAATTATTATACAAAAGTTAAGGATGTGTTATGCGGTTAAATAATGCAATTGTTATCACGGGAGCGGGTCAGCGTATTGGCTATTATTTGGCAAACCAATTTTTAACTCACACGGACTTTCCTGTTATTTTCAGTTACCGGACTGAGCGGTCAGGGGTTGCGGCACTGCAAGCTAAGGGGGGCATCGCCATTCGCGCTGACTTTAATCAGCCTGGCGAGATTGCGTGTTTTATTGAACAGGTTAATCAGCGCGTGACCAGTTTGCGTGCCCTGATTCATAATGCGTCTGTTTGGTTAGATGATGATGCGCCAACTAGTTTTGAACAGCAGATGCGCTTACACGTTGAGTTGCCTTATCAGTTAAATCGGGGGTTAGTTGATCCGTTGAATGCGTCGGCTGGCGCGGATATTATTTCGATCAGTGATGCAAAAGTTGCACGGGGTAGCGGTCATCAAGTGGCTTATTTAGCCTCTAAAGCCGCGCTGCAAAGCATGACCAAGTCGTTTGCGCTCGCTTATGGTTCAAAGGTTAAGGTGAATGATATTGCGCCTGCTTTGATTATGTTTAATCAAGGGGATGATGCCGAGTATCGTCAGCAACGCTTAAAGGAAAACTTAATACCGATTGAGCCTGGCCCAGAGGTTGTTTGGCAAACCGTGAATTTTATCATGAGCAACCCCTATCTAACAGGGCAGGTGATTGGATTGGATGGCGGGCGTAATTTGATGCCCTGAGCTGTAAACAACTTATACACGACTTTTATGTTTTTTATGCACAATAATGTTTTTACTTTAATCTGTGCAGTGATTAGTTCTATTGATAGGGTTTTGGGGTTATTAATTGCTATACTTATTAAAGATTCGATGCTTAATTGGAGTTTATCATGTTTAAAAATGCGCAGTCGTTGAACACCAAGGTGATTGGTATTGCGGTAACGGTTGGAGTGATCGTTGCTCTTGTTGTGGGCCTAATGATGTACTTGAGCTCGGTTAAGCCCGTGCAGTCGACTGTTGAAGCTGCGATGTTAGAAGAAATGCAGGTTCATATTAACGCTGCCATAGAGCTTAAAGTACAAAG
The nucleotide sequence above comes from Thiomicrospira sp. R3. Encoded proteins:
- the folM gene encoding dihydromonapterin reductase; translation: MRLNNAIVITGAGQRIGYYLANQFLTHTDFPVIFSYRTERSGVAALQAKGGIAIRADFNQPGEIACFIEQVNQRVTSLRALIHNASVWLDDDAPTSFEQQMRLHVELPYQLNRGLVDPLNASAGADIISISDAKVARGSGHQVAYLASKAALQSMTKSFALAYGSKVKVNDIAPALIMFNQGDDAEYRQQRLKENLIPIEPGPEVVWQTVNFIMSNPYLTGQVIGLDGGRNLMP
- the mutM gene encoding bifunctional DNA-formamidopyrimidine glycosylase/DNA-(apurinic or apyrimidinic site) lyase, coding for MPELPEVETTKRGIEPSLKGQTIQQIIVRNTQLRWPVAAELCAVQPGLVISRVFRRAKYLLLETQFGQSHAGHIIIHLGMSGHLRLLAAQTPAQKHDHIDLILKNGTCLRYQDPRRFGAWLWTDKNPLDHPLLAKLAPEPLADDFNASYLHRAIIQRNTAIKALIMNNHFVVGVGNIYANESLFLAGIHPLRTAKSLTYAECDQLVRIIKQVLAAAIEQGGTTLKDFMSPSGKPGYFAQKLYVYDRANQACLVCQTPIEREVHFQRASYLCPHCQPNFQPKCHTKTDASI
- a CDS encoding TIGR01777 family oxidoreductase produces the protein MNILLLGGTGFVGRHLATALRQDGHQVTQAGRTAFRSLEHLTSLTTNQQVIVQMSGANIGQRWNQAYKKELYTSRIDTTVLLARALQQLDSPPQQIIAVSAIGIYPQKPCGEPVDESCNQVDTGFLGQLGQAWEQASQQLLPSPLIMRFGVVLGKDGGALQKMLPAFKLGLGGPVASGEQCFSWVHIDDLIAGFKWAINHPEQTGPINISAPHPLKQKDFARVLAKTLHRPYGLPMPEFMLKLIFGEGTQVLTHSSCVVPKRLQQSGFVFQYPDAQSALAQILTK